Proteins from a single region of Dysosmobacter acutus:
- a CDS encoding single-stranded DNA-binding protein has translation MAEVHVFGRVTNDLQLKMSHRQVPYVSFGLVEWIGRRDAGNRQYFEVWAWGTAALSLADAEIHKDSRIWVQGFLELVDCTRNGGSEKDKRLKLSLTGWQTKPPRTAQRPARKQSPGAARPPLPPVEVVDGDRERLPE, from the coding sequence ATGGCAGAAGTCCATGTTTTCGGTCGGGTGACCAATGACCTTCAGCTGAAAATGAGTCACAGGCAAGTCCCCTATGTGTCCTTCGGCCTGGTCGAATGGATCGGGCGCAGGGATGCCGGTAACAGACAGTATTTTGAGGTCTGGGCATGGGGAACGGCTGCGCTGTCGCTGGCGGATGCGGAGATTCACAAGGATTCCCGCATCTGGGTCCAAGGCTTTTTGGAGCTGGTGGACTGTACCAGAAACGGCGGAAGCGAAAAGGACAAGCGGCTGAAGCTCAGCCTGACGGGATGGCAGACAAAGCCTCCCCGTACAGCGCAGAGACCCGCACGAAAGCAAAGCCCCGGCGCTGCCCGGCCGCCGCTGCCTCCTGTGGAGGTCGTGGACGGAGATCGGGAACGCCTGCCGGAATAA